One part of the Humulus lupulus chromosome 9, drHumLupu1.1, whole genome shotgun sequence genome encodes these proteins:
- the LOC133802485 gene encoding very-long-chain enoyl-CoA reductase, which produces MKVSVISRSGREVIRGGLELNDSATVSDLQEAIHKRTKKFYPARQRLTLPVQPGSKERPVVLSSKKGLKEYTSGNSNDLTVVFKDLGAQVSYRTLFFFEYLGPLIIYPLFYYFPVYRYFGFKGERVIHPVQTYAMYYWCFHYFKRIMETFFVHRFSHATSPLSNVFRNCLYYWSFGSYIAYYVNHPLYTPVSDLQMKIGFGFGILCQISNFYCHILLSNLRGADGSGGYQIPRGFLFNIVTCANYTTEIYQWLGFNIATQTVAGYLFLVVAAFIMTNWALAKHRRLKKLFDGKDGRPKYPRRWIILPPFL; this is translated from the exons ATGAAGGTGAGCGTAATCTCACGAAGCGGTAGAGAAGTAATCAGGGGTGGCCTTGAGCTCAATGACTCT GCCACTGTGTCTGATCTACAGGAGGCGATTCATAAGCGAA CAAAAAAGTTCTACCCTGCTAGGCAGCGACTTACCCTCCCTGTCCAACCGGGATCAAAAGAGAGGCCCGTTGTCCTCagctccaaaaagggtctcaaagaataTACCAGTGGAAACTCGAATGACTTGACTGTAGTGTTCAAAGACCTTGGCGCGCAAGTTTCATACCGTACTCTCTTCTTCTTCGAATACTTGGGTCCTCTGATCATTTATCCTCTATTTTACTACTTTCCGGTGTATCGATACTTTGGCTTCAAAGGCGAGCGTGTCATCCACCCTGTGCAGACGTATGCCATGTACTACTGGTGTTTCCACTACTTCAAACGCATTATGGAAACATTTTTCGTTCATCGGTTCAGCCATGCCACCTCACCACTCTCCAATGTTTTTCGCAATTGTCTTTACTATTGGTCCTTCGGATCTTACATAGCTTACTATGTGAATCACCCACTTTACACCCCTGTTAGTGACCTACAAATGAAGATTGGCTTTGGGTTTGGGATACTATGTCAAATCTCAAACTTCTATTGCCATATCTTGCTCAGTAATCTGCGTGGTGCTGATGGGAGTGGAGGATATCAAATTCCACGCGGGTTTTTGTTCAACATCGTCACTTGTGCAAACTACACAACTGAGATTTATCAGTGGTTGGGTTTCAACATTGCCACACAGACAGTCGCTGGTTATCTCTTCCTTGTGGTTGCTGCTTTTATAATGACCAACTGGGCCCTTGCAAAGCACCGCCGGTTGAAGAAG CTATTCGATGGAAAAGATGGAAGGCCAAAGTATCCACGCAGATGGATAATACTACCTCCATTTCTGTAG